DNA sequence from the Zavarzinia compransoris genome:
GCAAGCGCCGATCACAGCCTTTTCCCACATTGCCGGGGCCGCCTCGGCGGCATTCTCTCCCGATGGAACACGAGCGGTATCCGTATCCTATGAAGACGGATATGTTTGGAATACGTCCGGCGGCGAAGAGGTCTGCCCGCTGATCGGACACAAGGCGGCATTGCGTGACGTGAATTTCTCGCACGACGGTACCCGTGTCATTACGGCCTCTGAAGATCGCAGCATACGCATTTGGGATGCGCGCAACTGCCAGCAGATCGGCGATGCGATCACCTCGCCGGGCGACTCGATTTGGGGCGCGCAATTTTCTCCGGACGACAAACTCATCGTCGTCGCGTCGGAGGCGTTCAAACAGGCGCGTATCTATGACGCGGATACACATGACCTTGTATATGCCTTGATCGGTCACGGCAGCGAGGTGTTCGCGGCGACCTTCTCGCCCGATGGCAGATATGTGGCGACGGCCTCGGGCGACAGGACGGCGAATATCTGGCCATTGCCATCCATGCAATTGCTGAGCCTGCAGGGCATCGTGGACACGATCTGCTCGCAAAGCCTGGCGGCGGGTCTGTCGTTGCTGACGGATGATGAAATGCGATCGGCTCCGGTGCTTGCCGATCCTGACGATCGGGATCCCTGTCACCCCTTGTCGCCGTGGAAACGACTGGGCAATTTCTGACAGGGCCAGGGCGCCTCTCCGTCACTGGCCGGGGCCGATCAGCAAGCCTGATCGGGCCAGGAATCGGAACCAAAGACTGACGTGGGCTCGTAACGGCTGTGCGACGCGTGTCCCATATGCGCGGTCGAATGCGTCCATGGCCTGTGCGGCGCCGGACAGGTCGAAGCCGGCATTCCGCCGTGGAAATTGCAGGAAGATAATGTCATGCGTCTCCCACATCGCCGTCGCTCGTATTGAGCGCAGCACATCGTCACGGCTGAAATCCCCCTCGGCGACGAGAAAGAGTTCCGGCTGACCGCCGCGCGAAAGCTCCCGCGCGAGACCCAGCACTTGCGGTGCGCCGAGGCGGCCCGCCAGTCCGGTCCCCATTTCCTCCTCAAGTTCCCGCATGAGCCGCCATTCTGCCATGCAGCTCGACGCGGAGGGGATATCGCCGATGTCCAGTCCCCCCGATGCCGTTGAGCAAATCATGCCCGGACGGACAGCTATCGATTGTGAGCGGATCTGAAGCGGGACTTCCCCCAAGGTGTTCACGGCCAGAATGCTGACACCCATCGGATTGGCGAATTCACTCTCCCGCAGAGGGGCGAGCCGGCCCTTCTCACGCTCCCTGAGCGATGGCCCCGCCGGCCAATCCATGACCAGATTCGTACGAGCGTAATCCTCATAGCGGACCGGCTGGAGTATCAACGTACCATCGTCGGCGATATCGGACAGCCGCACATTTGTTGCCAGCGGCTCCGGAACGGCGCCGCTGGCCCCCAGCCACTGGACATAGGCTTCTGCAGTCGCCCGACAAATTTCTTCCGAGGGAAGCCACGCCTGCCTGTCGAGTCGGGCCCTGGCCTGTCCAACTTCGTCACCAAAACACAGCACATAGGGCAGACGCTGCTCGGAGGTGACGAAAGGGTATGGCAAACAAATTTCATCGCGATAAATACGCAAAAGATATTCTGAGTCTTCAATGAAGAATTTCGGCATGAAAAATCCCTCCTGCGTCAATGTCCTCCAAAAGAAGCCAGGATACCGGGCAAGAGTTTAAGGGTTGGCATGGGCGAAACAGCCCTATGACCGGAACGAAGTTCCCTTTTTTCGACGCCAAGGGTAAGCCCTTGCCGGTGAAGTGACCAAAGCCGCCATGGCCGTTCGCGTCAGGCCGCTGTCTTCAGTCCTTGGGCCAGGCGGGCGATGGCGGCGTCGAGGATCTCGTCGCGCTTGCAGAAGCAGAAGCGGATCAGGTGGCGCGGTGCCGCCTCGCCACCGTAGAAGGCGCTGACCGGGACCGCCGCGACGCCGACATGGCGGGTCAGCCACTGGCAATAGTCGTCGTCCGGCAGGGCGGGGCCGGTGCCGCGGATGTCGGCGGTGACGAAATAGCTGCCGGCGACCGGCAAGGTCGCATAGCCGACCGCGCGGAGGCCCGCCGTCAGCCGGTCGCGCTTCGCTTCCAGCGCGGCGGCGAGGCCGGCGAAATAGTCGCCCCCCTTGCGCAGGCCGAGGGCGACCCCGGCCTGGAGATTGGGCGGCGTGGTGAAGGTGAGGAATTGGTGCACCTTGGCGATCACGCCGATCATCGCCGCCGGGCCCGACAGATAGCCGACCTTCCAGCCGGTCAGGGAAAAGGTCTTGCCGGCGGAGCCGATCCGAACCGTGCGCTCGCGCATGCCCGGCAGGGTGGCGATCGGGACATGGGCATGGCCGGAAAAGACCAGGTGCTCGTAAACCTCGTCGCAGAGGACATAGGCGTCGTGCGCCCGGGCCAGATCGGCGATCGCCGTCAGTTCGGCCGGCGAGAACACCTTGCCGGTCGGGTTCATCGGCGTATTGAACAGCACGAGGCGGGTGCGGGCATTGAAGGCGGCGGCAAGGCCGTCCAGCGGGATCGACCAGTCGGGCGGCTGCAGGCGGACGAGGCGCGGCACCGCTCCCGCCTGCCGGATGATCGGCAGGTAGGAATCGTAAAGCGGCTCGAACAGCACGACCTCGTCGCCCGGCGACAGCAGGGCGATCAGCGCCGCCCCCAGCGCCTCGGTCGCGCCCGAGGTGACCAGCACTTCCCGCGACCAGTCGTAGTCGAGGCCGTAGAAACGGCGGTCGTGGTCGGCGACCGCCTGGCGCAGCGCCGGCAGGCCCATCATGGGCGGATATTGGTTCGGCCCCTCGATCAGGACCCGGGCCGCCTCCTCCCGGACGTCCAGGGGACCATCCTCGTCCGGGAAGCCCTGGCCGAGGTTGATCGCCTGATGCTCGACCGCCAGGGCCGACATGACGGTGAAGATGGTGGTGCCGAGACCGGCGAAGAGAGGATTGAGCGCCTGCATGCCCGGATCATAGGCATGCGCCCGCCGGCTTCACCAGCAGCCAAACGACAGGCCCGGGGCGTAGAACGCCGCAGATGCACAAATTATGATCAATTTGCATAAAAAATAGACTGACCGCATGCTGAAGCTCTTCACCCCGGCTTCGGCCGCCCCCGATTCTCAACCGGAATCCCTGCGCGGGAGCCGGTTGGCACCGCATATGCCGCCGGTTGGCACGGCGCATGCATATGTGGTGGGGCGGCGAAACCGACCGTACAAAACCTGCCAAGGCGACCCAGGTGCGATGAAAAAAATCGAGGCAATCATCAAGCCCTTCAAGCTCGACGAAGTGAAAGAAGCATTGAACGAGGTCGGGCTCAAAGGCATCACGGTCACCGAAGCCAAGGGCTTCGGCCGCCAGAAGGGCCATACCGAACTCTATCGCGGCGCCGAATATGTCGTCGATTTCCTGCCCAAGGTGAAGCTCGAGATCGTGCTCGAGGACGACCTTGTCGAGCGGGCGATCGAAGCGATCCAGAGCGCGGCGCGCACGGGTCGGATCGGCGACGGCAAGATTTTCGTCAGCCCCGTCGAACAGGCCATTCGCATCCGGACCGGCGAGACCGGCACGGACGCGATCTGATCGCCGCATTTGCATTTCCCATCAGTCCAACAACCAACCGGGACCTGAGACCATGTCAGACGCCAAGACCGTCCTTCAGCTGATCAAAGACAAGGGGATCAAGTACGTTTCCCTGCGTTTCACCGATTTCAAGGGCAAGTGGCAGCATCTGTCGATCGACGAGAGCTGCGTCGACGAGGATCTCTTCACCGACGGCACCATGTTCGACGGTTCCTCGATCGCCGGCTGGAAGCCGATCAATGATTCCGACATGATCCTGATGCCGGACCCGGCCACCGCCGTGATCGATCCCTTCGTGGCGCAGCCGACCCTGGTCGTCTTCTGCGACATCATCGAGCCCGCCACCGGCGAAGGCTACTCGCGCGATCCGCGCTCGGTCGCGAAGCGCGCCGAAGCCTATGTCTCCTACACCGGCCTCGGCGACACCGTGTACATCGGCCCGGAAGCCGAGTTCTTCGTGTTCGACGAAGTGAAGTTCAAGGTCGCGATGAACAAGGTCTCCTACGAGATCGACGACATCGAAGGCCCCTACAACACCGACAAGTCCTATGAAAGCGGCAACCTCGGCTACCGCCCGCCGGTCAAGGGCGGCTATTTCCCGGTGCCGCCGGTCGACACCCTGAACGACATGCGCGGCGAGATGCTGTCGGTCATGGGCGAGATGGGCCTGCCGATCGAGAAGCACCACCACGAAGTGGCGGCCTCGCAGCACGAACTGGGCATCAAGTTCGCGACGCTGGTCCGCGCCGCCGACTATATCCAGATCTACAAGTACGTCGTCCAGAACGTCGCCTATCAGTACGGCAAGACCGCGACCTTCATGCCGAAGCCGATCAAGGGCGACAACGGTTCGGGCATGCACGTGCACCAGTCGATCTGGAAGGACGGCAACACGACTTTCGCCGGTGACAAATACGCCGGCCTGTCGGACACCTGCCTCTACTACATCGGCGGCGTCATCAAGCACGCGAAGGCGATCAATGCCTTCACGAACCCGACCACCAACAGCTACAAGCGCCTGATCCCGGGCTTCGAGGCCCCCGTGCTGCTGGCCTATTCGGCCCGCAACCGTTCGGCGTCCTGCCGTATCCCCTACGGCAACAGCCCGAAGGCGAAGCGCGTCGAAGTCCGCTTCCCCGACCCGCTGGCGAACCCCTATCTGGCGTTCTCGGCCATGCTGATGGCCGGCATCGACGGCATCCTGAACAAGATCCATCCGGGCGAAGCCATGGACAAGGACCTGTACCACCTGCCGCCGGAAGAGCTGAAGCACATCCCGACCGTCTGCGGCTCGCTCCGCGAAGCGCTCGAGAACCTGGACAAGGACCGCGAGTTCCTGACCAAGGGCGGCGTCTTCACCGACGACCTGATCGACAGCTACATCGAGCTGAAGTACCAGGACGTCTACAACTACGAACACACGCCGCACCCGGTCGAGTTCGACATGTACTACACCGCCTGATCCCTCCCGGGTTCGGACGTCACGAGGGGCGGCAGCGATGCCGCCCCTTTTCGTTTTTCGGCCTTTTCGTTTGCCCTCCCGGCCGATCCGCTCGTCTTCGGCGCGGGAATCGGGGACCATGGCCCGGCGCGACGGCTTTCGAGGGGTGACATGACGCACGAGGACGAGACATCCCGGTTCATCCTGGCCGATCGGAACCTCCCCCTCGCCATCATCCTGGTGGTCTCCGCCCTCGTCATCGGCGGCGTCAATGCGGCCATGATCGGGACTGCTGCCCGGGTCGCAAGCGTCCCCTGGTTCGTGCCCGCGATCATGGCCGCGATCATCGCCGCCGCCGTCGCCGCCGGCCTTCGCGGCATCCATCTCGCCCTTCGCCGGGAGACCGCCGATCTCGTCCCCGGCGGTATCCGGCACGACCGGCGGGGCCTGTCCGGGACGCACAGCCGCCTGGTCCCCTTCTCCGACTACGCGGGCGTCGCCGAGGCGCAGCGCAGTCACCGGACCAGCAAGCGGCAGTCGCGCACCCTCTACAGCGTCCGCCTCGTGCCGAAGGCGGGACACGATCTCGCCCCCGCCTTCGACCTCTATCAGACCCGGAACGAAAAGCGGCTCCGCCCCGCCCTCGAAGCCTGGTCGCGACGCCTGTCCCTGCCGGTGCTGACGGTCGAGGAAGACGGCCGGATCGAACAGCGCGCGGCGGCCGACCTCGACCGCAACGTGACGGAACGCCTGCGCCAGCGGACGCTGGGTGTCGATGCCGTCGCCCTCGCCACCGGCGAGGCCCCCGGCCTCCTCCGCCTCGAAACCGGCGGCGGCCGGCTGACGGCGCTGCGCCTTACCCCGGTATACCCCTGGCGGGAAATCGCCAAGATCGCCGCCATCTTCATCGGCTTCGCCCTCATGCCCCTGGCGGCTGGCAGCTATTTCGGGGTGATCGTCGCCCTGCCCTTCCTCGCCCTCGTCGGCTATGTCGTCCATGCCGACCGCGCCAGCCGCAAGGGACTGGAAGTCACCGCCGACGCCGTCATCCTCTTCAAGACCGACAGGGCCGGCGGCAACCGGGTGGAAACCGGGCGGATCGCCACCGCCGCGGTCGAGGAAATCAGCATCGCCAACAGCACGCTCTACTTCCGGGGCGACGCGGCGAAGCTCGATTTCGGCGGCTACCTGCCGATCGAGACCCGGCGATGGCTGAGGGCACGGATCCTGGCCTTTCTTCGCGACGGCAGGGGCTGATTTTCTTCGACCGCAGCGCAGGAACCCGGCTCGGGCGCCGTTGAACCACGCGAGGGGCAACCCTGTCGGCGCGCCTTGCCCCCCCAAGGCAAACCGTCGCCCGCCGGCTTCCCCCAGCCGGCGGGCCACTCGCCTCAAGCCTCGGGGACGACCCGGGGCCGGCCCTCCTCATCGATCGCGACCATGACGAAAGTGCCTTCGGTCACGCGCATGCTCTGGCGGGCGGTCAGGCTGCCGTCGCGGCGGCGCTGGCGTTCGACCCAGGTTTCCAGCCGCACTTTGATCGAAGTCCGGCCGACGCCAACCACCTCGCCGTAGATCGACAGAAGATCGCCGATATAGACCGGCTTCAGGAAGGTCATGGCGTCGATCGCCACCGTGGCCACCCGCCCCTGGGCCCGCTTGGCCGCCAGGACGCCGGCGGCGATATCCATGTGGCTGAGAATCCAGCCGCCGAAGATGTCGCCGTTGCCGTTGGCATCCGCCGGCATGGGCGCGGTCCGAATCACGACTTCGAGGCCGCGCGCCTCGGGATGCACGGAATCGTCGGTGGCCATGGTCATTGATACTCCCCTTGCAGACCGGGCTTTCCGCCCCTGGACCGGGCAAGCCTAGCGCGCGGGCGGCATCCGGGGCCAGGGGCACGGTCCCGGGGCTTTGTTCATGGACAGTTCCCGTTCTGTGGGTTAGCGCTAGGGGTACCGGCGCCCTATACTGGGCCGCCCCCTCCTGCTGAAGTGTCCCGATGAGTAAGCCTGCCGACCTGTTCGAACGCAACGCCGCGCCCGACGATTACACCGCCAAGGATATCGAGGTCCTCGAAGGGCTGGAGCCTGTCCGCAAGCGGCCGGGCATGTATATCGGCGGCACCGACGAGCGCGCGTTCCACCATCTGGCGGCGGAAATCCTGGACAATTCCATGGACGAGGCGGTCGCCGGCCACGCCAGCCGGATCGAGATCGACCTCGGCGCCGACGGCCGCCTGACCATCCGCGACAACGGCCGCGGCATCCCCGTCGACCCCCATCCGAAGTTCAAGGACAAGTCGGCCCTCGAAGTGATTCTCACCACCCTGCATTCGGGCGGCAAATTCAGCGGCAAAGCCTATCAGACCTCGGGCGGTCTGCACGGCGTCGGCTCCTCGGTGGTCAATGCCCTGTCCGAGGAAATGGTGGTCGAGGTCGCGCGCGACCGCCAGCTCTGGCGCCAGACCTATGTCCGGGGCAAGCCGGT
Encoded proteins:
- a CDS encoding acyl-CoA thioesterase; amino-acid sequence: MTMATDDSVHPEARGLEVVIRTAPMPADANGNGDIFGGWILSHMDIAAGVLAAKRAQGRVATVAIDAMTFLKPVYIGDLLSIYGEVVGVGRTSIKVRLETWVERQRRRDGSLTARQSMRVTEGTFVMVAIDEEGRPRVVPEA
- the glnA gene encoding type I glutamate--ammonia ligase, with the protein product MSDAKTVLQLIKDKGIKYVSLRFTDFKGKWQHLSIDESCVDEDLFTDGTMFDGSSIAGWKPINDSDMILMPDPATAVIDPFVAQPTLVVFCDIIEPATGEGYSRDPRSVAKRAEAYVSYTGLGDTVYIGPEAEFFVFDEVKFKVAMNKVSYEIDDIEGPYNTDKSYESGNLGYRPPVKGGYFPVPPVDTLNDMRGEMLSVMGEMGLPIEKHHHEVAASQHELGIKFATLVRAADYIQIYKYVVQNVAYQYGKTATFMPKPIKGDNGSGMHVHQSIWKDGNTTFAGDKYAGLSDTCLYYIGGVIKHAKAINAFTNPTTNSYKRLIPGFEAPVLLAYSARNRSASCRIPYGNSPKAKRVEVRFPDPLANPYLAFSAMLMAGIDGILNKIHPGEAMDKDLYHLPPEELKHIPTVCGSLREALENLDKDREFLTKGGVFTDDLIDSYIELKYQDVYNYEHTPHPVEFDMYYTA
- a CDS encoding aminotransferase — its product is MQALNPLFAGLGTTIFTVMSALAVEHQAINLGQGFPDEDGPLDVREEAARVLIEGPNQYPPMMGLPALRQAVADHDRRFYGLDYDWSREVLVTSGATEALGAALIALLSPGDEVVLFEPLYDSYLPIIRQAGAVPRLVRLQPPDWSIPLDGLAAAFNARTRLVLFNTPMNPTGKVFSPAELTAIADLARAHDAYVLCDEVYEHLVFSGHAHVPIATLPGMRERTVRIGSAGKTFSLTGWKVGYLSGPAAMIGVIAKVHQFLTFTTPPNLQAGVALGLRKGGDYFAGLAAALEAKRDRLTAGLRAVGYATLPVAGSYFVTADIRGTGPALPDDDYCQWLTRHVGVAAVPVSAFYGGEAAPRHLIRFCFCKRDEILDAAIARLAQGLKTAA
- a CDS encoding P-II family nitrogen regulator, translated to MKKIEAIIKPFKLDEVKEALNEVGLKGITVTEAKGFGRQKGHTELYRGAEYVVDFLPKVKLEIVLEDDLVERAIEAIQSAARTGRIGDGKIFVSPVEQAIRIRTGETGTDAI